In one Meiothermus sp. Pnk-1 genomic region, the following are encoded:
- a CDS encoding sugar synthetase, whose protein sequence is MDELLLLTNGPGELSTWVPPVVRRLRERLPKARLELFLIADQFASGQERQKARELPLDAVSGRRELLKRLVSPSRRGRGAVLMLGGAPRDAVLLARATGYPAFSYSFSGRGWHPRLRRFLVDSQRTQAEALRRGADPKRLQVVGNLVLDALAETRLAPYAEVDVLLFPGSRPFAARYLLGFMLRSAELMAQQEPGLRFAWVRSRLLPDVVVEEALAAQGSRAFGGVSARLQGGSLVSENGLEVRIVDEPLRYPAMRGAKLALTIPGTNTLEMALSGLPAVVLLPLHKPELIPLEGLLHWIGLLPGGGWLKRQAILRAEPRVAHLALPNQWLGERVYPELRGVFGPELAARVGLDLLSPQRQGWVRSRLQALEARPGADTLVEAILSEPS, encoded by the coding sequence ATGGATGAGCTTCTCCTTCTCACCAACGGCCCGGGCGAGCTTTCCACCTGGGTCCCTCCGGTGGTGCGGCGGCTGCGCGAGCGGCTGCCGAAGGCTCGGCTCGAGCTCTTCCTCATCGCCGACCAGTTCGCCAGCGGCCAGGAGCGGCAAAAAGCCCGCGAACTCCCCCTGGATGCGGTGAGCGGGCGGCGTGAGCTGCTAAAGCGGCTGGTCTCGCCTTCGCGCCGGGGGAGAGGGGCGGTCCTGATGTTGGGCGGTGCCCCCCGCGACGCGGTGCTGCTCGCCCGCGCGACCGGCTACCCGGCCTTCTCCTATAGCTTTAGCGGTAGGGGCTGGCACCCCCGGTTGCGCCGTTTCCTTGTGGACTCCCAGCGCACCCAGGCTGAGGCCTTGCGGCGGGGGGCCGATCCCAAGCGCCTTCAGGTGGTGGGAAACTTGGTCCTGGATGCTCTTGCCGAGACTCGGTTGGCGCCCTACGCCGAGGTGGACGTGCTGCTCTTTCCCGGTAGCCGCCCCTTCGCCGCGCGCTATCTGTTGGGGTTCATGCTGCGTTCGGCCGAGCTGATGGCTCAGCAAGAGCCAGGGCTGCGTTTCGCCTGGGTGCGCAGCCGCTTGTTACCCGATGTGGTGGTGGAGGAAGCCCTGGCTGCCCAGGGATCCCGAGCTTTTGGTGGGGTGAGCGCCCGGCTGCAGGGAGGCTCTCTGGTCTCCGAAAATGGCCTCGAGGTCCGCATCGTGGATGAACCCCTACGCTACCCGGCCATGCGAGGAGCCAAGCTGGCCCTTACCATCCCTGGTACCAACACCCTCGAGATGGCCCTTTCTGGACTTCCGGCGGTGGTGCTGCTGCCCTTGCATAAACCCGAGCTGATCCCCCTCGAGGGCCTCCTGCACTGGATTGGCCTGCTCCCTGGGGGGGGCTGGCTCAAGCGGCAGGCTATCCTTCGGGCCGAGCCGCGGGTGGCCCACTTGGCGCTGCCCAACCAGTGGCTGGGAGAACGGGTCTACCCCGAGCTGCGCGGGGTCTTTGGCCCGGAATTGGCGGCTCGGGTAGGGCTCGACTTGCTCTCTCCCCAGCGGCAAGGGTGGGTGCGCTCACGGCTACAAGCCCTCGAGGCCCGCCCTGGGGCCGACACCCTGGTGGAAGCCATTCTCAGCGAACCATCCTAG
- a CDS encoding DUF4388 domain-containing protein translates to MLKGNLADFPLVGLLQMLFASGRGGALIIEPPPLSGNIYIYAGQIIHAQAGGLTGNRALTLLAGLRRASFRFEAESLPPMATIESGRFQTQARLAEEVQIWQGLRHLPEDWTQGLRIDPKAHQQDLTPQDLLLLQQLDGRRIVEVLTSFEAGPLEAAQTLERLFAAGWLSSKPQLLIGPALLVVLPLYGNEQGVAYVDEALYLQWSRQIKQSFLLRVGLRSGAEDVILTPRPRPNFQSRLGLFEKDLRRYRLARGTQVEAWPELE, encoded by the coding sequence GTGTTGAAAGGAAACCTGGCCGATTTTCCGCTAGTGGGGTTGCTCCAGATGCTCTTCGCTTCGGGGCGGGGTGGGGCCTTGATCATCGAACCGCCGCCGCTTTCCGGGAACATTTACATCTACGCTGGGCAGATCATCCATGCCCAGGCTGGAGGGCTCACCGGGAACCGCGCCTTGACCTTGCTGGCCGGGTTGCGCCGGGCCTCCTTTCGCTTCGAAGCGGAAAGCCTTCCGCCGATGGCTACCATCGAGAGCGGGAGGTTCCAGACCCAGGCACGCCTGGCCGAAGAGGTCCAGATCTGGCAAGGCTTGAGGCACCTTCCGGAGGACTGGACCCAGGGGCTGCGCATAGACCCCAAAGCGCACCAGCAGGATTTGACCCCTCAGGACCTGCTCCTCTTGCAGCAGCTTGATGGGCGGCGCATCGTGGAGGTGCTGACTTCCTTCGAGGCCGGTCCGCTCGAGGCCGCCCAGACCCTCGAGCGCCTGTTCGCGGCTGGATGGCTGAGCAGCAAACCCCAGCTTCTCATCGGGCCAGCTTTGCTGGTGGTGCTGCCCCTCTACGGGAATGAGCAGGGGGTTGCTTATGTTGACGAGGCCCTCTACCTCCAGTGGTCACGCCAGATTAAGCAAAGCTTCCTCCTGCGCGTCGGCCTGCGTAGCGGGGCAGAGGACGTAATCCTCACCCCCCGGCCCCGTCCTAACTTTCAATCGCGCCTGGGGCTTTTTGAAAAAGACCTGCGCAGATACCGCTTAGCTCGAGGAACGCAGGTTGAGGCGTGGCCCGAGCTGGAGTAG
- a CDS encoding thioesterase family protein: MSIPIWVRYSDLDTFAHVNNAVYLSYLEEARAAYYRALHSLEPDLPEFKTLVARSEVDYLRPILLGQRVEVHVRVTAVGNKSFRTAYAIYAEEALAAKAQTVQVWMHEEQSARVPEVVRRAIRKLEAEPVEGL, from the coding sequence GTGAGCATCCCCATTTGGGTTCGCTACAGCGACCTTGACACCTTTGCGCACGTCAACAACGCAGTCTATCTGAGCTACCTGGAAGAGGCTCGGGCTGCCTACTACCGCGCTTTACACAGCCTCGAGCCGGACCTTCCCGAGTTCAAAACCCTGGTGGCCCGCTCGGAAGTTGACTACCTGAGGCCAATCCTGCTTGGCCAGCGGGTCGAGGTGCACGTCCGGGTGACAGCGGTAGGTAACAAAAGCTTCCGCACCGCCTACGCGATCTATGCCGAGGAAGCGCTCGCGGCCAAAGCCCAAACCGTGCAGGTATGGATGCACGAAGAGCAATCCGCGCGGGTTCCCGAGGTGGTACGGCGGGCTATCCGCAAGCTCGAGGCAGAGCCGGTAGAGGGATTGTAG
- a CDS encoding ABC transporter ATP-binding protein, giving the protein MRLWHLFRPYRLWLLVAVLLALWPGVAQVFLATLVRPLYDQILVGGRYELLGSLLLRGGGLLLLVGVGGYLFEAYLGYLAVRIPASLRERMGKSLLRAELARLPGSAALAGRLLADLRELESFILHALGTALLQGMSLLALLVALFGLNLSLTLGLLLFLPLLAALTGWVGRLVGQASGRTQAQAERVALTLAEVFGRLELVRALGLERFAQDRLDKESQRFYRLGLRRALYTALHLPISQMFTGLALGLLLGLGIREVEAGNLTPGGLTAYLTLLGLAVAPLQVLPKTGLLWAQADAAAGRLLELFSLPPAPPEGQETGPAEGYLRFGKVSFVYPDGKVALREVSFSLTPGTLTALVGPSGAGKSTLLRLALGLYRPASGEVLLDGKPLSSYRHAALAQALAWVPQEPLFFGGSLAENLAALAPGIGPEQAQAALQEVGLWEELPQGLRSDPAALSVGQRQRLAIAAALLRDAKVLVLDEATSALDLSAEAQVMAALEQARPGRTLLVVAHRLASVQHADRILVLKDGRLVEEGRHQELLEQGGEYARLWQAGGVRR; this is encoded by the coding sequence ATGCGCTTGTGGCATCTGTTCCGCCCTTACCGCCTCTGGCTGCTGGTGGCTGTCTTGCTCGCGCTGTGGCCAGGGGTGGCACAAGTCTTCCTGGCGACCTTGGTGCGTCCGCTGTACGACCAGATACTGGTAGGCGGGCGCTACGAACTGCTGGGGTCGTTGCTGTTGCGGGGGGGCGGACTCTTGCTGTTGGTGGGGGTGGGCGGCTATCTCTTCGAGGCCTACCTGGGCTACCTGGCGGTGCGGATTCCCGCCTCGCTGCGCGAGCGCATGGGGAAGTCCCTGCTGCGGGCCGAACTCGCCCGACTGCCCGGCTCGGCAGCCTTGGCCGGACGCCTCCTGGCTGACCTGCGCGAACTCGAGAGTTTCATCCTCCACGCCCTGGGGACCGCTCTTCTCCAGGGGATGAGCCTTTTGGCTTTGCTGGTAGCCCTCTTTGGCCTTAACCTGTCCCTTACGCTGGGCTTGCTGCTGTTCTTGCCGCTGTTAGCCGCGCTGACCGGCTGGGTGGGCCGCTTGGTGGGCCAGGCCAGCGGGCGTACCCAAGCGCAGGCCGAGCGGGTTGCCCTCACCTTGGCGGAGGTGTTTGGCCGGCTCGAGCTGGTACGGGCTTTGGGGCTCGAGCGCTTCGCCCAAGACCGCTTAGATAAGGAGAGCCAGCGCTTCTACCGGCTCGGGTTACGCCGGGCGCTGTATACGGCGCTGCATTTGCCCATCTCTCAGATGTTCACCGGGCTAGCCCTGGGGTTGCTGCTCGGGCTCGGCATCCGCGAGGTGGAGGCGGGGAACCTCACCCCGGGCGGGCTCACCGCTTACCTGACCCTGTTGGGTTTGGCGGTCGCCCCTTTGCAGGTGCTCCCCAAGACCGGCCTGTTGTGGGCCCAGGCCGACGCGGCGGCGGGGCGGCTGCTCGAGCTGTTTTCGCTCCCCCCCGCCCCCCCCGAAGGTCAGGAGACCGGCCCGGCGGAAGGCTATCTTCGCTTCGGGAAGGTATCTTTTGTGTACCCCGACGGCAAGGTCGCTTTGCGAGAAGTTAGCTTTAGCCTAACGCCGGGAACCCTCACCGCCCTGGTCGGCCCCAGCGGGGCGGGTAAGAGCACCCTCTTGCGGCTGGCGCTGGGGCTTTACCGGCCCGCCTCCGGGGAGGTTTTGCTCGACGGGAAGCCTCTTTCAAGCTACCGCCACGCGGCGTTGGCCCAGGCTTTGGCCTGGGTTCCGCAGGAGCCGTTGTTCTTCGGGGGGAGCTTGGCGGAAAACCTGGCCGCGCTGGCCCCGGGAATAGGCCCTGAGCAGGCCCAGGCGGCCTTGCAGGAAGTAGGGCTATGGGAGGAACTGCCCCAGGGCTTGCGCAGCGATCCCGCCGCGCTCTCGGTGGGGCAGCGGCAACGCTTAGCCATCGCGGCGGCCCTGCTGCGCGACGCCAAAGTGCTGGTGCTGGACGAGGCCACGAGCGCCCTCGACCTCTCCGCTGAGGCCCAGGTGATGGCTGCGCTCGAGCAGGCCCGCCCGGGGCGCACCTTGCTGGTGGTGGCCCACCGGCTCGCCAGCGTTCAGCACGCCGACCGCATCCTGGTACTCAAGGACGGGCGGCTCGTGGAGGAGGGGCGGCACCAGGAACTGCTCGAGCAAGGCGGGGAGTACGCCCGGCTGTGGCAGGCTGGGGGCGTGCGCAGATAA
- a CDS encoding M3 family oligoendopeptidase: MHHVAELPQWDLTPLFSGLDAKDFQAAWDDVRQRIRDLEALMGRHEVGKRAARPSDKAAFREIIDALNGIYEAQTPLGAYLYALVSTEATNEAAQAKLSEYEGLMLQLQRLRPRWVVWLAALEPEMVEAGEYSILIEEAKVEAQHMMSEAEEVLAAELSLSGGAAWAKLHGNLTSLITASVNGEELPMSSVRLLAMNPDPAVRKAAYEAELAAWKANEVALAAALNGWKGEQSTLNRKRGWADDLEPTLQQNRITRGALSAMQAAMVESFPIWRRYFRAKAKALGKERLDWWDLFAPVGVAGGRRWSWEEGRRFIVEHLSAFSQADADLAERAYAERWIDALPRKGKVGGAYCMPIGKGQSRILTNYEESFGGVSTMAHELGHAYHNLCLSTRPALLRQTPMTLAETASIMNETIITEAALSSVSEAEQLPILEGNLQDTAQVIVDIHSRFLFERSVFEKRKERELSPSEFKQLMLEAQQATYGDALASYHPYMWAVKGHYYGSDFYNYPYAFGLLFGLALFNKYRLEGPDFVAQYDDLLASVGTYSAQQLAARFGFDLEDPGFWAGGLEVLAARIARFEKLVG; encoded by the coding sequence ATGCATCATGTGGCCGAACTTCCCCAGTGGGATTTGACCCCGTTGTTTTCAGGGTTGGATGCCAAAGATTTTCAAGCTGCGTGGGACGATGTACGCCAGCGTATCCGCGACCTCGAGGCCCTGATGGGCCGTCACGAAGTAGGCAAGCGGGCCGCCCGCCCCTCCGACAAGGCCGCCTTCCGGGAGATCATTGACGCACTGAACGGCATTTACGAAGCGCAGACTCCCCTTGGCGCTTACCTCTACGCCCTCGTCTCTACCGAGGCCACCAACGAGGCCGCCCAGGCCAAGCTCTCTGAGTACGAGGGCCTGATGCTCCAGCTACAGCGGCTGCGCCCGCGCTGGGTGGTTTGGCTGGCCGCGCTCGAGCCCGAGATGGTCGAAGCCGGAGAGTATTCGATCCTCATCGAAGAGGCCAAGGTAGAAGCCCAGCACATGATGAGTGAAGCAGAGGAGGTCCTGGCTGCCGAGCTCTCGCTTTCGGGCGGGGCGGCTTGGGCCAAACTGCACGGCAACTTGACCAGCCTCATCACCGCTTCGGTGAACGGGGAAGAGTTGCCCATGTCCTCGGTACGGCTCTTAGCCATGAACCCCGACCCCGCGGTGCGCAAAGCCGCCTATGAGGCGGAGCTTGCCGCCTGGAAGGCCAACGAGGTGGCGCTGGCAGCGGCCCTCAACGGCTGGAAGGGGGAACAGAGCACCCTCAACCGCAAGCGCGGCTGGGCCGACGACCTCGAGCCCACCCTGCAGCAAAACCGCATCACCCGCGGGGCCCTCTCGGCCATGCAGGCGGCGATGGTGGAGAGCTTCCCAATCTGGAGACGCTACTTCCGGGCTAAGGCCAAGGCTTTGGGTAAAGAACGGCTCGACTGGTGGGACCTTTTCGCGCCCGTCGGCGTGGCTGGCGGTAGGCGCTGGAGTTGGGAGGAGGGGCGGAGGTTCATCGTGGAGCACCTGTCCGCTTTTTCTCAGGCTGATGCCGATCTGGCGGAGCGGGCCTACGCCGAGCGTTGGATCGACGCCCTACCGCGCAAGGGCAAGGTTGGCGGGGCGTACTGCATGCCCATCGGCAAGGGGCAAAGCCGCATCCTCACCAACTACGAGGAGAGCTTCGGTGGGGTCTCCACCATGGCCCACGAGCTTGGCCACGCCTACCACAACCTCTGCTTGTCCACCCGACCAGCCCTCTTACGCCAGACGCCGATGACCCTGGCCGAGACCGCTAGCATCATGAACGAGACCATCATTACCGAGGCGGCCTTGAGCAGCGTGTCCGAAGCCGAGCAACTCCCCATCCTGGAAGGCAACCTACAGGATACGGCTCAGGTGATAGTGGACATCCACTCCCGGTTCTTGTTCGAGCGCTCGGTGTTTGAAAAGCGCAAAGAGCGGGAGCTTTCCCCCAGCGAGTTCAAGCAGCTTATGCTCGAGGCCCAGCAGGCTACCTACGGCGACGCTCTGGCTTCCTACCACCCCTACATGTGGGCGGTGAAGGGGCACTACTACGGCAGCGATTTCTACAACTATCCCTACGCCTTCGGCCTCCTCTTTGGGCTGGCCCTGTTCAACAAATACCGGCTCGAGGGCCCCGATTTCGTAGCCCAGTACGATGACCTCTTGGCCTCGGTAGGGACCTACTCGGCGCAGCAGCTGGCCGCCCGCTTCGGCTTCGACCTGGAGGATCCGGGTTTTTGGGCCGGGGGGCTCGAGGTGTTGGCTGCGCGGATTGCGCGCTTTGAGAAGCTGGTGGGATAG
- a CDS encoding VIT family protein yields the protein MTHSVEHRTILQIIQPGLLGLMDGSVSTLAPIFATATLTGNPHDAFFVGFAASLGAGISMGLAEALSDDGVISGRGSPLIRGGITSIATFLGGMFHTLPFLISNLNTALLLAYTVVVLELLAIAYIRFRYMKSPLGRTIVQVIVGGGVVFAIGVWLGRIGAGS from the coding sequence ATGACCCACTCCGTGGAGCACAGGACCATCCTGCAAATCATCCAGCCCGGTCTGTTAGGGCTGATGGACGGCTCGGTCTCGACCCTAGCCCCTATCTTCGCCACCGCTACCCTCACCGGGAACCCCCATGACGCGTTTTTTGTAGGGTTTGCCGCCTCCCTGGGGGCAGGGATCAGCATGGGCTTGGCCGAGGCGCTCTCCGACGACGGGGTGATCAGCGGACGCGGCAGCCCCCTGATCCGGGGCGGAATCACCAGCATAGCCACCTTCCTGGGCGGGATGTTTCACACCCTGCCGTTTCTTATCTCCAATCTGAATACCGCCCTGCTTTTGGCCTACACAGTAGTGGTGCTCGAGCTGCTCGCCATCGCCTACATCCGCTTTCGCTACATGAAAAGCCCGCTGGGGCGGACCATTGTCCAGGTGATCGTGGGGGGTGGGGTAGTGTTTGCCATCGGGGTCTGGCTGGGACGGATAGGGGCTGGCTCATAG
- a CDS encoding MFS transporter → MWKGPRVGKIKTGIDRIIGQGQGIDRNYRLGVLNGWFVALGDAFFNATIVLSSFAAKLGAPNWAIGLLPSLLNAGSLVPQAFIAPYVARLPVKVTLYRRVALLRISGLALIALSSFLFGHRPGLLLACFLLGLALNGLFTGLSSLPFWETVSKTIPQERRAAFFGIRNLVGGLLAFLAGFVVRGLLATGLAFPLPYALLFTFGTLAFATGWYLFGLVNEPPEPGGPQPRISLTLPFKDFVFRRFLRVRVMLALASMVEPFYAAYAVRVLRQTSEVGIYLTLYALSSVLSNLLWVRLAQRYGSRPLILVGGALGTLTPILALLLPVPAYGLVFVLQGAYLAALGLGTTTYLLNAAPAEHRSSYIGLANTLVGIASFSPVLGGLLADWQGYAAPLLLASGFYAWALYAGRKLNSEV, encoded by the coding sequence ATGTGGAAAGGGCCAAGGGTCGGCAAGATCAAAACCGGCATAGACCGCATCATAGGCCAGGGCCAGGGCATCGACCGTAACTACCGGCTCGGTGTACTCAACGGCTGGTTTGTGGCTCTGGGAGATGCCTTCTTCAACGCCACCATCGTACTCTCGAGCTTCGCCGCCAAACTGGGCGCGCCCAACTGGGCAATCGGCTTGCTGCCTTCCCTGCTGAACGCGGGATCGCTGGTTCCCCAGGCCTTTATCGCCCCCTATGTGGCCCGACTGCCGGTGAAGGTAACACTCTACCGCCGGGTGGCCCTGCTGCGCATCTCGGGGCTGGCCTTGATCGCCCTCTCGAGCTTCCTCTTCGGCCACCGGCCCGGCTTGCTCTTGGCCTGCTTCTTGCTGGGGCTGGCGCTCAACGGGCTCTTCACCGGCCTCAGCAGCCTGCCCTTCTGGGAGACCGTATCCAAAACCATCCCCCAGGAGCGGCGGGCAGCCTTTTTCGGCATCCGCAACCTGGTGGGCGGGCTGCTCGCCTTTCTGGCCGGGTTCGTGGTGCGCGGTCTGCTCGCGACCGGGCTGGCTTTCCCGCTCCCGTATGCCCTGCTTTTCACCTTCGGCACGCTGGCCTTCGCCACCGGTTGGTACTTGTTCGGGCTGGTGAACGAACCGCCCGAGCCGGGGGGGCCACAGCCGCGCATCTCCCTCACCCTCCCCTTCAAAGACTTCGTCTTCCGGCGCTTCCTGCGGGTACGGGTGATGCTGGCCTTAGCCTCGATGGTCGAACCTTTTTACGCAGCCTATGCGGTACGGGTGCTGCGACAGACCAGCGAGGTCGGTATCTACCTGACCCTCTACGCCCTCTCCTCGGTGCTCTCGAACCTGCTATGGGTGCGCCTCGCCCAGCGCTACGGCTCGCGCCCGCTGATCCTGGTGGGAGGGGCGCTGGGAACCCTGACCCCCATCCTGGCCCTCCTGCTCCCGGTTCCAGCCTACGGACTGGTCTTCGTGCTTCAGGGAGCCTATTTAGCTGCTCTAGGGCTAGGGACCACCACCTACTTGCTCAATGCCGCTCCGGCTGAACACCGCAGTTCTTACATCGGGCTGGCCAACACCCTGGTGGGAATCGCCTCGTTCTCGCCCGTCTTGGGTGGATTACTGGCCGACTGGCAAGGGTACGCCGCCCCGCTGCTGTTGGCCTCCGGGTTTTACGCTTGGGCCCTGTACGCCGGGCGTAAGCTCAACAGCGAGGTCTGA
- a CDS encoding S4 domain-containing protein yields MREYLSRARGGRVVQTPFLAPDLQEELRGLARGEGLQVAAFGGLPLAERKVMVLYPEEVPQVSDPTRVLFLPWAGDLESLEDRLREVLEPGLLGDCEEVEGGGLVVTLPKGYKALREAGLEARALGPDELPKSRERVRSVVVPSLRVDAVGAKGFGVSRSYFAQGVKAGKVKLGGKTAAGKDEVKEGDTLLAEGLGVLAVRRVLGSTKRGNYKLEVEVHKG; encoded by the coding sequence ATGAGGGAGTATCTGAGCAGAGCCCGGGGGGGGCGGGTTGTCCAGACCCCTTTCCTCGCGCCCGATCTTCAGGAAGAACTGCGCGGCCTTGCGCGAGGGGAGGGGCTCCAGGTGGCCGCCTTCGGCGGTTTGCCGCTGGCGGAGCGAAAGGTGATGGTGCTCTACCCCGAGGAAGTGCCCCAGGTCTCCGACCCGACGCGGGTGCTCTTTCTGCCTTGGGCGGGGGATCTGGAAAGCCTCGAGGACCGGTTGCGGGAAGTGCTCGAGCCGGGGCTGTTAGGCGACTGCGAGGAGGTGGAAGGCGGTGGCTTGGTGGTGACCCTGCCTAAAGGCTATAAAGCCCTTAGAGAGGCGGGCCTAGAGGCTCGCGCGCTTGGCCCCGATGAGCTGCCTAAAAGCCGCGAGCGGGTGCGGAGCGTGGTCGTGCCTAGCCTTCGGGTGGACGCGGTGGGGGCTAAGGGGTTCGGCGTCTCCCGCAGCTACTTCGCCCAAGGGGTGAAAGCCGGAAAGGTCAAGCTGGGGGGAAAAACCGCGGCCGGCAAGGACGAGGTCAAAGAGGGCGATACCCTGTTGGCCGAGGGGTTGGGGGTTCTCGCCGTGCGCCGGGTGCTGGGTTCGACCAAGCGGGGGAATTACAAGCTCGAGGTAGAAGTGCATAAAGGGTGA
- a CDS encoding S41 family peptidase: MLKRAALRAMALALALASVWAWASPAQELLNRAADLLAHNYAGPSTKDPTALAQKYLGKLNEACAPQGETCAVEVALPLLREMMSELGDPHSRLWLPEEYAGLGLVPGDRQARRGLGIRHTVVPELVGLIVLEVEDGSPAKAAGLRRGDRIVRVNGQELSGSADERRAVLAKAVADGGEIDLAVARAPFGALISLRITPGILATPLPEMYWLEEGIAWLRIPNFRAERTAQEVHRLVREAQDKGAWGLVLDLRNNGGGSLFQVILTAGAFVEEPGRRYERRDLLADTVVYRGGTLLRRDGGGERPLLSLPAPARWRGPMVVLVNKASASGAEFCALDLQSAGIPVIGEETAGVGDTVTNFFLLRQGGPALQITTFIARRLDGGAYPSRVTPDKAVADDAKALAEGHDVPLEAALGFLRSHRQATGLAAPDALLRAW; this comes from the coding sequence ATGCTCAAGCGCGCTGCCCTGCGGGCTATGGCGCTGGCCTTGGCCTTGGCTTCGGTTTGGGCTTGGGCCAGTCCAGCCCAGGAGCTCTTGAACCGCGCGGCTGACTTGTTGGCGCACAACTATGCCGGTCCCTCGACAAAAGACCCCACCGCACTGGCCCAAAAGTATCTGGGCAAGCTGAACGAGGCCTGTGCTCCTCAGGGCGAGACCTGCGCGGTGGAGGTAGCCCTTCCCTTGCTGCGGGAGATGATGAGCGAGCTAGGAGACCCGCACTCGAGGCTTTGGCTGCCGGAGGAGTACGCCGGGCTGGGTCTGGTGCCTGGGGATCGGCAAGCTCGGCGAGGGCTGGGGATCCGCCACACGGTGGTGCCCGAATTGGTGGGGTTGATCGTACTCGAGGTCGAAGACGGCAGTCCGGCCAAGGCTGCGGGGTTACGGCGGGGCGACCGCATCGTGAGGGTCAATGGCCAAGAACTCAGCGGCAGCGCCGACGAGCGCCGGGCGGTGCTGGCCAAGGCCGTGGCTGATGGGGGCGAGATCGATTTGGCGGTGGCGCGGGCTCCTTTCGGTGCTCTGATCTCCTTGCGGATCACGCCGGGGATTTTGGCTACCCCGCTTCCCGAGATGTACTGGCTCGAGGAAGGGATCGCCTGGCTGCGCATCCCCAACTTCCGCGCCGAGCGGACCGCGCAGGAAGTTCACCGCCTGGTTCGCGAGGCACAGGACAAAGGGGCCTGGGGGCTGGTGCTGGACCTGCGGAATAACGGCGGGGGTAGCCTATTCCAGGTCATCCTCACCGCCGGGGCTTTTGTAGAGGAGCCGGGCCGTCGCTACGAGCGCCGGGATCTACTTGCCGATACGGTTGTATACCGCGGCGGTACGCTGCTGCGGCGCGACGGAGGCGGTGAGCGCCCGCTGTTGAGCCTGCCCGCCCCGGCGCGTTGGCGGGGCCCGATGGTGGTGCTGGTCAACAAAGCCTCGGCCTCGGGGGCCGAGTTTTGCGCGTTGGATTTACAAAGCGCAGGCATTCCGGTGATCGGTGAAGAGACGGCGGGCGTGGGCGATACGGTCACCAACTTCTTTTTGCTGCGGCAAGGCGGCCCTGCGTTGCAGATCACCACCTTCATCGCCCGGCGGCTAGACGGGGGCGCCTATCCCTCCAGGGTCACGCCGGACAAGGCCGTGGCCGATGACGCCAAGGCGCTGGCCGAGGGCCACGATGTGCCGCTGGAGGCTGCCCTCGGCTTTTTACGGAGCCATCGCCAGGCCACCGGGCTGGCTGCCCCGGACGCTTTGCTGCGCGCTTGGTAG
- a CDS encoding carboxylesterase — protein sequence MPSVLILHGLSSHPVLTVGPLPQALRQAGYQVAQPTLPGHGTRPEDLQGVRWQDWYRVALEAYRALPSPKAAVGLSMGGLLAAKIAAEEAPQALVAMVPALGFVNKTAYLAPYLSWAIPIAKGTASVRDAERKAKSPNYPWIPTAAVAELVKLQRTVDPLLPKVKAPAFVLQARYDSTIPEVSVRRFYERLGSAQKQYRVYESEHDLLLDSQAEQVAADIREWLREILPV from the coding sequence ATGCCCAGTGTACTCATCCTGCACGGCCTGTCCTCGCACCCAGTCCTGACGGTCGGCCCGTTGCCCCAAGCCTTGCGCCAAGCCGGGTATCAGGTTGCCCAGCCCACCCTACCCGGCCACGGCACCCGCCCTGAAGACCTCCAGGGGGTGCGCTGGCAGGACTGGTATAGGGTGGCGCTCGAGGCCTACCGCGCCCTCCCCAGCCCCAAAGCGGCGGTGGGGCTCTCGATGGGCGGGTTGCTAGCGGCGAAGATCGCCGCGGAGGAAGCCCCGCAAGCCCTGGTGGCGATGGTCCCGGCCTTGGGCTTCGTCAATAAAACCGCCTACCTCGCCCCCTACCTCTCCTGGGCTATCCCTATCGCCAAGGGCACCGCTTCGGTGCGAGACGCCGAGCGCAAGGCCAAGAGCCCCAACTATCCCTGGATACCTACCGCCGCGGTAGCCGAGCTGGTCAAGCTCCAGCGGACGGTAGACCCCTTGCTGCCTAAGGTCAAAGCCCCCGCCTTCGTGCTGCAAGCTCGCTACGACAGCACCATCCCCGAAGTTTCGGTGCGACGGTTCTACGAGCGGTTGGGTAGCGCGCAAAAGCAATACAGGGTGTACGAGAGCGAGCATGACCTGCTCCTCGATAGCCAGGCGGAGCAGGTCGCGGCGGATATCCGGGAGTGGTTAAGGGAGATCCTGCCGGTTTAG